From a single Apium graveolens cultivar Ventura chromosome 2, ASM990537v1, whole genome shotgun sequence genomic region:
- the LOC141708915 gene encoding actin-related protein 6 — MTVIVLDNGGGQIKAGLAGDRDPLTIFPNCQARPISSKKFITGPSLLSQDLTSATLRRPIDRGYLINPDLQSAIWAHLFSTVNLTPSLSSLLLTEPLFNLPSCQRAFDELVFEEFGFMSLYVANAPELVHLYEASRRPYGVVSKRECSLVVDCGFSFVHCAPVFQNFCVNYGVKRMDLGGKALSNYLKELISYRSVNVMDESFLMDHVKEKLCFVSLDVERDLVIARKRGYDNLFKCTYVLPDGVTYTKGFVKDPAEADRYLTLYDGATGKHTERMETDEQEHEEKLENKNKIDLTKNEFSLTNERFLVPEMIFRPADLGMNQAGLAECIVRAVNSCHPYLQPVLYESIILTGGSTLFPRFAERLERELRPLVPDNYQVKISTQEDPILGVWRGGSLLASSPDFETMCVTKAEYEELGSFRCRRRFFH, encoded by the exons ATGACAGTAATAGTCCTAGACAACGGCGGCGGCCAGATAAAAGCCGGTCTCGCCGGCGACCGAGACCCACTAACCATCTTCCCCAACTGCCAAGCCCGGCCCATCTCCTCCAAAAAATTCATCACCGGCCCATCTCTCCTCTCTCAAGACCTCACCTCCGCCACTCTCCGCCGCCCAATTGACCGCGGCTACTTAATCAACCCAGACCTTCAATCCGCCATCTGGGCCCACTTATTTTCCACCGTTAATCTCACCCCTTCACTCTCTTCGCTTCTCTTAACTGAACCCCTCTTCAATTTGCCCTCCTGTCAGCGCGCTTTCGATGAGCTTGTTTTCGAGGAATTTGGGTTTATGAGTCTTTACGTTGCGAATGCGCCTGAATTGGTGCATTTGTATGAGGCTAGTAGACGCCCTTATGGGGTTGTTAGTAAGAGGGAATGTAGTTTGGTTGTGGATTGTGGTTTTAGTTTCGTGCATTGCGCGCCCGTGTTTCAGAATTTTTGTGTGAATTATGGGGTTAAGAGGATGGATTTGGGGGGGAAAGCGTTGAGTAATTATTTGAAAGAGTTGATTAGTTATCGCTCCGTTAATGTAATGGATGAGAGCTTTTTGATGGATCATGTTAAGGAGAAGTTGTGTTTCGTTTCGTTGGATGTCGAGCGGGATTTGGTTATTGCTAG GAAACGTGGCTATGACAACCTCTTTAAGTGCACTTATGTGCTTCCTGATGGTGTTACGTATACAAAGGGTTTTGTGAAAGACCCTGCTGAAGCAGACAGATATCTTACTTTGTACGATGGAGCCACAGGAAAACATACAGAAAGAATGGAAACAGATGAGCAAGAACATGAGGAAAAGCTTGAGAACAAAAATAAAATTGATTTGACAAAGAAT GAGTTCAGCTTGACGAATGAGCGTTTCCTTGTGCCGGAGATGATATTTCGTCCTGCTGATCTAG GAATGAACCAGGCTGGCTTGGCCGAATGCATTGTCCGAGCAGTCAATTCTTGTCATCCTTATCTACAACCTGTACTCTATGAAAG CATCATATTGACCGGTGGAAGCACATTGTTTCCTCGATTTGCGGAAAGACT AGAAAGGGAGTTGCGGCCTCTTGTTCCAGATAATTATCAAGTAAAAATATCTACCCAAGAAGA TCCCATATTAGGTGTTTGGCGAGGGGGGTCACTCTTGGCATCTAGCCCTGATTTTGAAACAATGTGTGTTACAAAGGCAGAGTATGAGGAGCTTGGATCATTTCGGTGTCGCAGGAGATTCTTCCACTAG